From Candidatus Cloacimonadota bacterium, a single genomic window includes:
- a CDS encoding tetratricopeptide repeat protein yields MMHTRRILWFVLLLLLLALTVELLFRRNAVLSSWAETLFKHERYEEAAKIYQRNGEHADAAANLAKSRYKQGKYEEAEGALENAISKNPNEAEYYYDRGNIDFKNEEYKSAVENYEKAIILDNTDEDAKANLELALKKLQDNPPPQEPELKEEKQQNNEEEVRNILEALDNMEVQERKNKQQDTMPKTDNWW; encoded by the coding sequence ATGATGCATACTCGCAGAATACTATGGTTTGTGCTATTGCTACTATTACTTGCACTTACGGTGGAATTGCTGTTTAGAAGAAATGCCGTATTGAGTAGCTGGGCAGAAACACTGTTTAAGCACGAACGTTATGAAGAAGCGGCTAAGATTTATCAGCGAAACGGTGAGCATGCGGATGCAGCCGCCAATCTGGCAAAATCGCGGTATAAGCAGGGTAAATACGAAGAGGCGGAAGGGGCATTGGAAAACGCTATAAGCAAAAATCCTAACGAGGCAGAGTACTACTATGATCGAGGCAACATAGATTTTAAGAATGAAGAATACAAGAGTGCAGTGGAAAACTATGAGAAAGCGATTATATTAGATAACACAGATGAAGATGCAAAAGCAAATCTGGAACTAGCCCTGAAAAAATTGCAAGATAATCCTCCCCCTCAAGAACCGGAACTCAAAGAGGAGAAACAGCAAAACAATGAGGAGGAAGTGCGTAACATATTGGAAGCCTTAGATAATATGGAAGTACAAGAACGGAAAAACAAACAACAAGATACCATGCCTAAAACGGATAATTGGTGGTAA